DNA from Bacteroidales bacterium:
GGAGTAATCTTTTAGTTTGATAAAATCTTAACTTATTGACATTGACTAGAAGACAGGTTAGATACTTTATAATAACAAATAAAAATGCACATTAAAGAAAAAATATTTAAAAAGGAATCAGAAAAAGTAGCTTTTGATATTAAGCATAGAAATATAATAAAATTTAATATTTCAAAATATAATAATGCTGTAAAAACAGGAAAAAGTTATTTTAAAAATTTGGATTTAGCAAAAGAAAAAGTTTCAGAAACTAAAAATAAAATAATTAAAAATTTAGATGAATATTTAATTGAATTTGAAAGAAATTTTAAAAATAATAACGGAAAAGTAATATGGGCAAAAGATAGTGATGAAGCAATAAAGGAAATAATTTCAATTTTATTAAAAAAATCTGCAAAACTTGTTGTCAAAGGAAAATCAATGATGACAGAAGAAATAGAATTGAATAAATGGATAGAAAAAGAAAATATTGAAGTTATTGAAACAGATTTAGGTGAATATATTGTACAGATTGCAGGAGAAAAACCTTATCATATTGTTACTCCGGCAATGCACAAATCAAAAGAAGATATTTTTGAATTATTCAACGAAAAATTTAAAACACCCATAAATACAACTCCTGAATTTATTACAGATTACGTTAGAAAATTATTAAGAGAAAAGTTTGTTAATGCAGATGTTGGCATAACAGGAGCGAATTTTTTGATTGCAGATATAGGCGGTGTGGCAATAACAGAAAATGAAGGAAACGGTTTAATGTCAACATCATTTCCAAAAACTCATATAGTTGTTGCCGGAATAGAAAAGATAATTCCTTCATACAAAGATTTATCAATTATTTGGCCAACTTTGGCAGCACATGGAACAGGACAAAGAATGACAGTTTATAACACAATTTTTACGGGACCTAAAAAAAATAATGAAATTGATGGGCCAGAAGAAATGTATGTTATATTAATTGATAATGGAAGAACAAATTTATTAGCACAAAAAGAACAAAAACAAGCATTAAAATGTATAAAATGTGGTGCATGTTTAAACGCATGTCCGGTTTACAGAAATATTGGCGGATATACTTATGACAGTACATACGGAGGTCCAATAGGTTCTGTTATTACTCCATTTTTAAAAGGGATTAATGAATACAAACATTTAAGTTATGCATCTTCTTTATGTGGGAAATGTACAGAAGTTTGTCCTTCAAAAATTGATTTGCATAAATTACTTATATATAACAGGCGGGATTTTGTGGAGAAAAAAATTAATCCATTAACTGAAAGAATAACAATGTTTTTATATAAAAGTGTTTTTTTAAATAGATTTCTTTTAGATATAGGAAATAAAAGAATAAGAAATTTTTTTGCAGAAAAGTTTGGGAAAAAAGCATGGGGACCAAGACGAAAATTACCGGTTTTACAAAAATCATTCAGTAAACAATGGAAAAATAAATATAATTGAGTAAATTTATATAAATTTTAATCAAAGTTATGTTGTCAAATGCAAGTAAATATGCAATAAGAGCAGTTTTATATCTTGCTGTGAATGATGATAAAGAAAAAAACATTGGGATTAAGCAAATTTCAAAAGAACTTAAAATTCCAAGTCCGTATTTAAGTAAAATTTTACAATCATTAGCAAAACACAAATTGCTTTCATCAACAAAAGGGCCACATGGTGGATTTGCATTAAGAATGCTTCCAGAAGAAATATCTCTGATGGATATTGTTAAAATAATTGATGGGCCTGATTTTTTTAATACTTGCTTAATTGGTCTTAAAAGCTGTACTGAAATTGAAAAAGATGATGTATGCCAAATTCATAACAAGTATGCCCCAATAAAAAATCAACTTGAGAAATTATTTAAAGAACAAACCATTGAAAGTATAATAAAAGGGAATACTTAAACAAAATTCATAAACTTTTAGCTTGATAAAGTAAATAATACAGGTTATAATCTAAAAATAATTTTTTTAAAAATTATTGAAAAATTTGCCAGTATAAAAATCAAAAAAGCACCTGAAAAATTTGCCAAAATATCATATAAATCAAAGCTCCTGTCAATAAATAAATATTTTTGAAGTATTTCAATGATAATTCCGTAAATTATTGAAATTATTAAAGAAATAAAGCTTAATTTCAGTTTAATGATATTTATTTTAAAAAATCTTGTAAAACCTGATATTATTAGTAAGGTTAGTATGAAATACAAAATAAAATGAACAAATTTATCAAAATATGGAATATTAATAAAGGATACTTTTTCAATATTATCCGAAGGTATTCCACAAATAATAAAAATTATTATTGCCCAGATAAATGATTTCCAAAAATATTTAAACAATTTAAAATTATTTTAATGGTAATATTGAGTCCACTCCGAAAAGTAAAGAAATTAAAAATGCCACTAAAACACCAAGACACCAAATCTCACAAAACTATAAATATCAGTCAAATAACAATTGGTGGAATTTTGTGTTTTAGTGCTTTAGTGGCGAAAATAGACTTTTTGTAGTGGACTCAATATTTAAACATTTGATTTTTATTAAGACGTTGTTTTTCGGTTTTTATTATGTTTTTCATTAATTTAGAACGAATTTATTTATCATAATTGATAAATCCATTTTTTTTCACTATAATAAGAATCAGTAAATAAAAAAATTACAGACACATGAAACAAAGAATGACAGTAAAAGGAATGCTTAGTCAAATTAAAAATGAAAAAATAAATACATGGTTTGACCTTGGTTTGTATATTGATAGTTTTAAAGAAAACAAACCTGTTCCAACAGCAGAATTCAAGGGTAATTTTGATGAATTTACATCTGAAATTAACAAAGGAGGGATTGGGTTTATAACATTTTATTATTCAATAGACGGAGTAACAATTGAAGTTGAAAAATACGCACAGGCATTTAGAGAAAAATTCAAAAATGTTTCAGTTCATTATATTGCAGGTAAGTTTTATCCTGAATCAGAAAAAGTAATTGACCCAACTACAAAAAAATATCAGATAAACGAAATAAAAGGTTTCGACGATTGGACCCTTTACAAAGACTTTTTCTTTACAAAATTGGAACGTGGCAGTAAAGAATATAATGCTTTGATAATAAAATTCTGGAAACAAGTTGTTACAATTGTAAAAAAGCTTGGTAATTATATCGAAGAAAATGATATACAATTACTTTATTTAATTAATGTTTGTTCTAATCCGGGTAATGTTTCTTTAAGTCTTGCTACTGTTTTGGTTTCAGAATATCTTGGAATACCTGTAATAAACAATAACCATGATTTTTACTGGGAGGGAGGAAACAGAGAAATTGACATTCTACAAAAAGGATTAAAAAACGGACCGAGAGATTTTTTCTTAATTAATTCAGATGTAGGAGAATTTTTCTCACAAATTGAGGTTTTATTTCCATGGTCATCACGTTCATGGATTTCAGTTAATATAAACCAGGGACAATCAGAACATTTAA
Protein-coding regions in this window:
- a CDS encoding iron-sulfur cluster-binding protein, whose protein sequence is MHIKEKIFKKESEKVAFDIKHRNIIKFNISKYNNAVKTGKSYFKNLDLAKEKVSETKNKIIKNLDEYLIEFERNFKNNNGKVIWAKDSDEAIKEIISILLKKSAKLVVKGKSMMTEEIELNKWIEKENIEVIETDLGEYIVQIAGEKPYHIVTPAMHKSKEDIFELFNEKFKTPINTTPEFITDYVRKLLREKFVNADVGITGANFLIADIGGVAITENEGNGLMSTSFPKTHIVVAGIEKIIPSYKDLSIIWPTLAAHGTGQRMTVYNTIFTGPKKNNEIDGPEEMYVILIDNGRTNLLAQKEQKQALKCIKCGACLNACPVYRNIGGYTYDSTYGGPIGSVITPFLKGINEYKHLSYASSLCGKCTEVCPSKIDLHKLLIYNRRDFVEKKINPLTERITMFLYKSVFLNRFLLDIGNKRIRNFFAEKFGKKAWGPRRKLPVLQKSFSKQWKNKYN
- a CDS encoding Rrf2 family transcriptional regulator, whose translation is MLSNASKYAIRAVLYLAVNDDKEKNIGIKQISKELKIPSPYLSKILQSLAKHKLLSSTKGPHGGFALRMLPEEISLMDIVKIIDGPDFFNTCLIGLKSCTEIEKDDVCQIHNKYAPIKNQLEKLFKEQTIESIIKGNT
- a CDS encoding VanZ family protein — encoded protein: MFKYFWKSFIWAIIIFIICGIPSDNIEKVSFINIPYFDKFVHFILYFILTLLIISGFTRFFKINIIKLKLSFISLIISIIYGIIIEILQKYLFIDRSFDLYDILANFSGAFLIFILANFSIIFKKIIFRL